From Canis lupus baileyi chromosome 16, mCanLup2.hap1, whole genome shotgun sequence, a single genomic window includes:
- the ARRDC1 gene encoding arrestin domain-containing protein 1 isoform X1 produces the protein MGRVQLFEVCLSHGRVVYSPGEPLVGAVRVRLGAPLPFRAIRVTCMGSCRVSNKANDAAWVVEEAYFNSALSLADKGSLPAGEHSFPFQFLLPATAPTSFEGLFGKIVYQVRATIDTPRFSKDHQCSRVFYILSPLNLNSIPDIEQPNVASTTKKFSYKLVKTGSVVLTASTDLRGYVVGQVLRLQADIENQSGKDTSPVVASLLQKVSYQAKRWIYDVRTIAEVEGAGVKAWRRAQWQEQILVPALPQSALPGCSLIHVDYYLQVSLKVPEATVTLPVFIGNIAVNHAPLSPRLGPGPPPGAPIPVVPSAPPQEEAEAAASSPHFADAVSLSTKSHSQQQLLPATFGSMPGAPEPRPQDGSPAPHPLPPPLCISTGATVPYFAEGSAGPVPTTSTLILPPEYSSWGYPYEAPPSYEQSCGGADPSLTPRS, from the exons CCATCCGGGTGACCTGCATGGGTTCCTGCAGGGTGTCCAACAAGGCCAACGATGCCGCGTGGGTGGTGGAGGAGGCTTACTTCAACAGTGCTCTGTCGCTGGCTGACAAGG ggagcctgccagcTGGAGAACACAGCTTCCCCTTCCAGTTCCTGCTTCCTG cCACAGCACCCACATCCTTCGAGGGCCTCTTTGGGAAGATCGTGTACCAGGTGCGGGCCACCATCGACACACCACGTTTTTCCAAGGATCACCAGTGCAGCCGGGTGTTCTATATTTTGAGTCCCCTGAACCTGAACAGCATCCCAGACATCGAG CAACCCAACGTGGCCTCCACTACCAAGAAGTTCTCCTACAAGCTGGTGAAGACGGGCAGCGTGGTCCTTACTGCCAGCACTGACCTCCGTGGCTACGTGGTGGGGCAGGTGCTGCGGTTGCAGGCTGACATCGAGAACCAGTCAGGCAAGGACACCAGCCCCGTGGTAGCCAGTCTGCTGCAG AAAGTGTCCTACCAGGCCAAGCGCTGGATCTATGATGTGCGGACCATCGCAGAGGTAGAGGGTGCGGGCGTGAAGGCCTGGAGGCGGGCACAGTGGCAAGAGCAGATCCTGGTGCCTGCCCTGCCCCAGTCAGCCCTGCCAGGCTGCAGCCTCATCCATGTGGACTACTATCTACAG GTCTCCCTGAAGGTGCCTGAAGCCACCGTGACCCTCCCTGTCTTCATCGGCAATATTGCTGTGAACCATGCCCCGCTGAGCCCCCGGCTGGGCCCAGGGCCGCCTCCTGGGGCCCCAATCCCTGTGGTGCCCTCAGCACCGCCCCAGGAGGAGGCTGAGGCTGCAGCCAGCagcccccattttgcagatgcagTCTCTCTCTCCACGAAGAGCCACTCACAACAGCAGCTGTTACCTGCCACCTTCGGCTCCATGCCCGGTGCCCCTGAACCCCGCCCTCAAGATGGCAGCCCCGctccccaccccttgcccccTCCCTTGTGCATCTCCACAGGTGCCACCGTCCCCTACTTTGCAGAGGGTTCCGCAGGGCCAGTGCCCACCACCAGTACCTTGATCCTGCCCCCAGAGTACAGCTCATGGGGCTATCCCTATG AAGCCCCACCATCCTATGAGCAGAGCTGTGGCGGTGCAGATCCCAGCCTGACGCCCAGGAGCTGA
- the ARRDC1 gene encoding arrestin domain-containing protein 1 isoform X2 has protein sequence MGSCRVSNKANDAAWVVEEAYFNSALSLADKGSLPAGEHSFPFQFLLPATAPTSFEGLFGKIVYQVRATIDTPRFSKDHQCSRVFYILSPLNLNSIPDIEQPNVASTTKKFSYKLVKTGSVVLTASTDLRGYVVGQVLRLQADIENQSGKDTSPVVASLLQKVSYQAKRWIYDVRTIAEVEGAGVKAWRRAQWQEQILVPALPQSALPGCSLIHVDYYLQVSLKVPEATVTLPVFIGNIAVNHAPLSPRLGPGPPPGAPIPVVPSAPPQEEAEAAASSPHFADAVSLSTKSHSQQQLLPATFGSMPGAPEPRPQDGSPAPHPLPPPLCISTGATVPYFAEGSAGPVPTTSTLILPPEYSSWGYPYEAPPSYEQSCGGADPSLTPRS, from the exons ATGGGTTCCTGCAGGGTGTCCAACAAGGCCAACGATGCCGCGTGGGTGGTGGAGGAGGCTTACTTCAACAGTGCTCTGTCGCTGGCTGACAAGG ggagcctgccagcTGGAGAACACAGCTTCCCCTTCCAGTTCCTGCTTCCTG cCACAGCACCCACATCCTTCGAGGGCCTCTTTGGGAAGATCGTGTACCAGGTGCGGGCCACCATCGACACACCACGTTTTTCCAAGGATCACCAGTGCAGCCGGGTGTTCTATATTTTGAGTCCCCTGAACCTGAACAGCATCCCAGACATCGAG CAACCCAACGTGGCCTCCACTACCAAGAAGTTCTCCTACAAGCTGGTGAAGACGGGCAGCGTGGTCCTTACTGCCAGCACTGACCTCCGTGGCTACGTGGTGGGGCAGGTGCTGCGGTTGCAGGCTGACATCGAGAACCAGTCAGGCAAGGACACCAGCCCCGTGGTAGCCAGTCTGCTGCAG AAAGTGTCCTACCAGGCCAAGCGCTGGATCTATGATGTGCGGACCATCGCAGAGGTAGAGGGTGCGGGCGTGAAGGCCTGGAGGCGGGCACAGTGGCAAGAGCAGATCCTGGTGCCTGCCCTGCCCCAGTCAGCCCTGCCAGGCTGCAGCCTCATCCATGTGGACTACTATCTACAG GTCTCCCTGAAGGTGCCTGAAGCCACCGTGACCCTCCCTGTCTTCATCGGCAATATTGCTGTGAACCATGCCCCGCTGAGCCCCCGGCTGGGCCCAGGGCCGCCTCCTGGGGCCCCAATCCCTGTGGTGCCCTCAGCACCGCCCCAGGAGGAGGCTGAGGCTGCAGCCAGCagcccccattttgcagatgcagTCTCTCTCTCCACGAAGAGCCACTCACAACAGCAGCTGTTACCTGCCACCTTCGGCTCCATGCCCGGTGCCCCTGAACCCCGCCCTCAAGATGGCAGCCCCGctccccaccccttgcccccTCCCTTGTGCATCTCCACAGGTGCCACCGTCCCCTACTTTGCAGAGGGTTCCGCAGGGCCAGTGCCCACCACCAGTACCTTGATCCTGCCCCCAGAGTACAGCTCATGGGGCTATCCCTATG AAGCCCCACCATCCTATGAGCAGAGCTGTGGCGGTGCAGATCCCAGCCTGACGCCCAGGAGCTGA